A single genomic interval of Monodelphis domestica isolate mMonDom1 chromosome X, mMonDom1.pri, whole genome shotgun sequence harbors:
- the LOC103106660 gene encoding uncharacterized protein LOC103106660 — protein sequence MEEEEKGSVGRKVVTTHKPQTAASSPKRKKRSLLIPTEQRLSFLRAANGCLRGERGPEICPKPILRIGWQKSGHNTQATDCCIQSQKKERIPAHPYRTTAFHLRAANGCLRGKRGPEICPKPILRIGWQKSGHNTQATDCCIQSQKKERIPAHPSGTTAFSILRAANGCLRGKRGPEICPKAILRIGWQKSGHNTQATDCCIQSQKKERIPAHPYRTTAFSILRAANGCLRGERGPEICPKAILTIGWQKSGHNTQATDCCIQSHKKERIPAHPSGTTAFSILSYGGRSPKAAHRGTFRYTCLTEAEESWQPKATQAGNIHSYGMRWWKSQTSLLLD from the exons atggaggaggaggaaaagg GATCGGTTGGCAGAAAAGTGGTCACAACACACAAGCCACAGACTGCTGCATCCAgtcccaaaagaaagaaaagatccctGCTCATCCCTACAGAACAACGGCTTTCCTTTCTGAG GGCTGCTAATGGAtgtctgagaggggagaggggtcCAGAAATTTGCCCAAAGCCCATTCTGAGGATCGGTTGGCAGAAAAGTGGTCACAACACACAAGCCACAGACTGCTGCATCCAGtcccaaaagaaagaaaggatcccTGCTCATCCCTACAGAACAACAGCTTTCCATTTGAG GGCTGCTAATGGATgtctgagagggaagaggggtcCAGAAATTTGCCCAAAGCCCATTCTGAGGATCGGTTGGCAGAAAAGTGGTCACAACACACAAGCCACAGACTGCTGCATCCAGtcccaaaagaaagaaaggatcccTGCTCATCCCTCCGGAACAACAGCTTTTTCCATTCTGAG GGCTGCTAATGGATgtctgagagggaagaggggtcCAGAAATTTGCCCAAAGGCCATTCTGAGGATCGGTTGGCAGAAAAGTGGTCACAACACACAAGCCACAGACTGCTGCATCCAGtcccaaaagaaagaaaggatcccGGCTCATCCCTACAGAACAACAGCTTTTTCCATTCTGAG GGCTGCTAATGGAtgtctgagaggggagaggggtcCAGAAATTTGCCCAAAGGCCATTCTGACGATTGGTTGGCAGAAAAGTGGTCACAACACACAAGCCACAGACTGCTGCATCCAGTCCCATAAGAAAGAAAGGATCCCTGCTCATCCCTCCGGAACAACAGCTTTTTCCATTCTGAG TTACGGTGGCAGAAGCCCAAAGGCGGCCCACAGAGGCACTTTCAGATACACATGCCTGactgaggcagaagagtcatGGCAACCCAAGGCAACACAGGCTGGCAATATTCATTCCTATGGAATGCGATGGTGGAAGAGTCAGACATCTCTCCTCCTCG ACTAG